A part of Brachybacterium faecium DSM 4810 genomic DNA contains:
- a CDS encoding D-alanine--D-alanine ligase (PFAM: D-ala D-ala ligase N-terminus; ATP-grasp domain~TIGRFAM: D-alanine--D-alanine ligase), producing the protein MRTTVALLFGGRSGEHGISCVTAGGILAAIDRERFEVIALGITREGRWLHVSDDPSDWTLVDGRAPEIDPSGNEVLLPHSRHRPGERITLRTVRDGLIQDLADVDVFWPLLHGVYGEDGTVQGMLEMLDIPYVGSGVLASAAAMDKAATKLVLRAAGLDCAPGIVVHEDRWAEESHRVATYLRRNHPLPWFVKPARAGSSLGVTRVTDPAQLEAAMKEAFAEDPKVLVEEGLDAREVECGVLQGADRQEPSTTLPGEVKVGRDLEFYDYEAKYFGKGTVSIDVPAALPDAVLEEVRETSCRAFRALGLEGLARVDMFVTSDHRVLINEVNTMPGFTPYSMFPVLWENMGLSYADLIAELIEQARSRRLGAR; encoded by the coding sequence ATGAGAACCACCGTCGCCCTCCTGTTCGGCGGCCGCAGCGGCGAGCACGGCATCTCGTGCGTCACCGCCGGCGGCATCCTCGCCGCGATCGATCGCGAGCGCTTCGAGGTGATCGCCCTCGGCATCACCCGCGAGGGCCGCTGGCTGCACGTCTCCGACGACCCCAGCGACTGGACCCTGGTCGACGGGCGCGCCCCGGAGATCGATCCCAGCGGCAACGAGGTGCTGCTGCCGCACTCGCGCCACCGCCCGGGCGAGCGGATCACGCTGCGCACCGTGCGCGACGGCTTGATCCAGGACCTCGCGGACGTCGACGTGTTCTGGCCCCTCCTGCACGGCGTGTACGGGGAGGACGGGACCGTCCAGGGCATGCTCGAGATGCTCGACATCCCCTACGTGGGCAGCGGGGTGCTCGCCTCCGCCGCCGCGATGGACAAGGCGGCCACGAAGCTCGTGCTGCGCGCCGCCGGGCTCGACTGCGCCCCCGGCATCGTGGTGCACGAGGACCGCTGGGCGGAGGAATCGCACCGCGTGGCCACCTACCTGCGCCGGAACCATCCGCTGCCCTGGTTCGTCAAGCCCGCTCGGGCCGGCTCGAGCCTCGGCGTGACCCGGGTGACCGATCCCGCACAGCTCGAGGCCGCGATGAAGGAGGCCTTCGCCGAGGACCCCAAGGTGCTCGTCGAGGAGGGGCTGGACGCGCGCGAGGTCGAGTGCGGGGTGCTCCAGGGCGCGGATCGCCAGGAGCCGAGCACCACGCTGCCCGGCGAGGTGAAGGTGGGCCGGGACCTCGAGTTCTACGACTACGAGGCGAAGTATTTCGGCAAGGGCACGGTGAGCATCGACGTGCCCGCGGCGCTGCCTGACGCCGTGCTCGAGGAGGTCCGCGAGACCTCCTGCCGCGCCTTCCGCGCGCTCGGGCTCGAGGGCCTGGCACGGGTGGACATGTTCGTCACCTCCGATCATCGGGTGCTCATCAACGAGGTCAACACGATGCCCGGCTTCACCCCGTACTCGATGTTCCCGGTGCTGTGGGAGAACATGGGCCTCAGCTACGCGGATCTCATCGCGGAGCTGATCGAGCAGGCCCGCTCCCGGCGTCTCGGCGCGCGCTGA
- a CDS encoding glycerol-3-phosphate dehydrogenase (PFAM: NAD-dependent glycerol-3-phosphate dehydrogenase C-terminus; NADP oxidoreductase coenzyme F420-dependent): protein MIDPPAPTHRPAATHPPAPPEAPVPPSRPRLAVLGAGSWGTTFAQVLADSGAEVMLWARREEIAREIRQEHRNSAYLPDLLLPESIRAASRPEEALEGADGVVIAIPAQALRGTLAAWPALPELPVLSLTKGIERGTDARISEVIAAAGGVDPARLGVLSGPNLSAEIAARRPCASVVAAPSQDLADLFAGWCDAPYLRAYTSTDVVGVEIAGAVKNVIAIAVGAAAGLGHGHNTTASLMTRGLAEITRLGIALGGRRETFAGLAGMGDLVATCASPLSRNHRLGLALGRGLDVTAAAAEVGQTAEGVATARAVADLASRLGVDMPITRAVVAVVDHGARIDEVTTALLSRSVRPE, encoded by the coding sequence ATGATCGACCCGCCCGCCCCGACACACCGGCCCGCCGCGACACACCCGCCCGCCCCGCCCGAGGCGCCCGTCCCGCCCTCTCGGCCCCGCCTGGCCGTGCTCGGCGCCGGCAGCTGGGGCACCACCTTCGCCCAGGTCCTCGCCGATTCCGGCGCCGAGGTGATGCTCTGGGCCCGCCGCGAGGAGATCGCGCGCGAGATCCGCCAGGAGCACCGCAACAGCGCCTACCTGCCCGATCTCCTCCTGCCGGAGTCGATCCGCGCCGCTTCCCGCCCCGAGGAGGCCCTCGAGGGGGCCGACGGGGTGGTGATCGCGATCCCGGCCCAGGCGCTGCGCGGCACCCTCGCGGCATGGCCCGCCCTGCCCGAGCTCCCCGTGCTGTCGCTGACCAAGGGCATCGAGCGCGGCACCGACGCGCGCATCAGCGAGGTGATCGCCGCGGCCGGGGGAGTGGACCCCGCCCGCCTCGGGGTGCTCTCGGGACCGAACCTCTCGGCGGAAATCGCCGCACGCCGCCCGTGCGCGAGCGTCGTCGCCGCCCCCTCGCAGGATCTCGCCGATCTGTTCGCCGGATGGTGCGATGCGCCCTACCTGCGCGCCTACACCTCGACGGACGTGGTCGGGGTGGAGATCGCCGGTGCGGTGAAGAACGTCATCGCGATCGCCGTCGGCGCCGCCGCCGGGCTGGGCCACGGCCACAACACCACCGCGTCCCTCATGACCCGCGGCCTCGCGGAGATCACCCGCCTCGGCATCGCGCTGGGCGGGCGCCGGGAGACCTTCGCCGGGCTCGCCGGGATGGGCGACCTGGTGGCCACGTGCGCCTCCCCGCTGAGCCGCAACCATCGCCTCGGCCTCGCCCTCGGGAGGGGGCTCGACGTCACCGCCGCGGCCGCGGAGGTGGGGCAGACGGCCGAGGGCGTCGCCACCGCGCGGGCGGTCGCGGACCTCGCCTCCCGGCTCGGGGTGGACATGCCGATCACGCGCGCCGTCGTCGCCGTCGTGGACCATGGTGCGCGGATCGACGAGGTCACCACGGCCCTGCTGTCTCGCTCGGTCCGGCCGGAGTGA
- a CDS encoding 1-acyl-sn-glycerol-3-phosphate acyltransferase (PFAM: Acyltransferase~TIGRFAM: 1-acyl-sn-glycerol-3-phosphate acyltransferases): MTGLLRSWDVGTARIPPRRAGAVIDLAQLPLRPLLTLLARPRWQGTEHFPASGPVIACGNHLSAFDPFGYGHLLQASGIAPRFLAKESLFRLPVLGALLRGARQIPVRRGTTRSGDALTDARAALARGELLMIFPEGTYTRDRELWPMRARLGAARLALETGAPLLPIATWGGRALWPVGSPLPRPRPGRRVQMLVGEPFTVAVRPGETTQQAALRVTEELMARIAALLGELRGEQAPTVLHDGRRDAHRPEVGRPQRGYRAWRQTS; encoded by the coding sequence ATGACCGGCCTGCTGCGCAGCTGGGACGTGGGCACCGCCCGGATCCCGCCGCGCCGCGCCGGAGCGGTCATCGATCTCGCCCAGCTCCCGCTGCGGCCCCTGCTCACCCTCCTCGCCCGCCCGCGCTGGCAGGGCACCGAGCACTTCCCGGCGAGCGGGCCGGTGATCGCCTGCGGCAACCACCTCAGCGCCTTCGACCCCTTCGGCTACGGCCACCTGCTGCAGGCCTCGGGCATCGCCCCGCGGTTCCTCGCCAAGGAGTCGCTGTTCCGCCTGCCGGTGCTGGGCGCGCTGCTGCGCGGCGCCCGGCAGATCCCGGTGCGCCGCGGCACCACCCGCAGCGGCGACGCCCTCACCGACGCCCGCGCCGCGCTGGCCCGCGGGGAGCTGCTCATGATCTTCCCCGAGGGCACCTACACCCGGGATCGGGAGCTGTGGCCGATGCGGGCCCGCCTCGGCGCGGCCCGGCTCGCCCTGGAGACGGGAGCGCCGCTGCTGCCGATCGCGACCTGGGGCGGCCGCGCCCTGTGGCCCGTCGGCTCGCCCTTGCCGCGACCCCGCCCCGGGCGGCGCGTGCAGATGCTGGTGGGGGAGCCGTTCACCGTCGCGGTCCGCCCGGGCGAGACCACCCAGCAGGCGGCGCTGCGCGTCACCGAGGAGCTCATGGCCCGCATCGCCGCGCTGCTCGGCGAGCTGCGTGGAGAGCAGGCGCCGACCGTGCTGCACGACGGCCGACGGGACGCCCACCGCCCCGAGGTGGGACGCCCGCAGCGCGGCTACCGAGCCTGGAGGCAGACCTCATGA
- a CDS encoding Zn-dependent alcohol dehydrogenase (PFAM: Zinc-binding dehydrogenase; Alcohol dehydrogenase GroES-like domain), with translation MPLTVKALQKTGPDQPFRVTTIERRDPRPDDVVIDIAAAGICHSDIHTIRNEWGEAHFPLTVGHEIAGVVSAVGAEVTDWKIGDRVGVGCMVNSCGTCLECRAGQEQNCLEGNVGTYNATDVDGTITQGGYAEKVVVNERFVCRIPEEIAFDAAAPLLCAGITTYAPLRRWGAGEQVDGRAKKVAVLGLGGLGHMGVQIAAAMGAEVTVLSRSLKKEQDALALGAARVLATTEEDFFRTHRGEFDLILNTISADIPVDRYLGLLAPRGVMAVVGLPPEKQPLGFGALIGGGKVLAGSNIGGIAETQEMLDFCAEHGLAAKIETIGVDEADAAYDRVVAGDMHFRAVIDTATFADAPAQ, from the coding sequence ATGCCGCTCACCGTCAAGGCCCTGCAGAAGACCGGCCCCGACCAGCCCTTCCGCGTCACCACGATCGAGCGCCGCGACCCGCGGCCCGACGACGTGGTCATCGACATCGCCGCCGCCGGGATCTGCCACAGCGACATCCACACGATCCGCAACGAGTGGGGCGAGGCGCACTTCCCGCTCACCGTGGGCCACGAGATCGCGGGCGTCGTCTCCGCGGTCGGCGCGGAGGTCACCGACTGGAAGATCGGGGACCGGGTGGGCGTGGGCTGCATGGTCAACTCCTGCGGCACCTGCCTCGAGTGCCGCGCCGGGCAGGAGCAGAACTGCCTCGAGGGCAACGTCGGCACCTACAACGCGACGGACGTCGACGGCACCATCACCCAGGGCGGCTACGCCGAGAAGGTCGTCGTCAACGAGCGCTTCGTGTGCCGCATCCCCGAGGAGATCGCCTTCGACGCCGCCGCGCCGCTGCTCTGCGCCGGCATCACCACCTACGCCCCGCTGCGCCGCTGGGGCGCCGGCGAGCAGGTCGACGGCCGGGCCAAGAAGGTCGCCGTGCTGGGCCTGGGCGGCCTCGGCCACATGGGCGTGCAGATCGCCGCGGCCATGGGCGCCGAGGTCACCGTGCTCTCCCGCTCCCTGAAGAAGGAGCAGGACGCCCTCGCCCTCGGCGCCGCGCGCGTGCTGGCCACCACGGAGGAGGACTTCTTCCGCACCCACCGCGGCGAGTTCGACCTGATCCTCAACACCATCAGCGCCGACATCCCCGTGGACCGCTACCTGGGTCTCCTCGCCCCGCGCGGCGTGATGGCCGTCGTCGGCCTGCCGCCCGAGAAGCAGCCCCTCGGCTTCGGTGCGCTGATCGGCGGCGGCAAGGTGCTCGCCGGATCCAACATCGGCGGCATCGCCGAGACCCAGGAGATGCTCGACTTCTGCGCCGAGCACGGCCTCGCCGCGAAGATCGAGACGATCGGGGTCGACGAGGCCGACGCCGCCTACGACCGGGTGGTCGCCGGCGACATGCACTTCCGCGCCGTCATCGACACCGCCACCTTCGCCGACGCCCCGGCGCAGTGA
- a CDS encoding putative methyltransferase (PFAM: Conserved hypothetical protein 95~TIGRFAM: putative methyltransferase): protein MPRIVSGALGGRTIPGPPGKGTRPTSDKVREALFTRLEGWDALAGARVLDLFAGTGALAFESLSRGAEHAVLVEVHGRTLAQLRRTAAELGLAERADVRAGKAATVARGLAGHDATLVFLDPPYDVTTEHLEQLLLTLRPALADDALVVVERSSRTRPLVWPEGWADDGTKTYGETVLQFGGPA from the coding sequence ATGCCCCGCATCGTCTCCGGCGCCCTCGGTGGCCGCACCATCCCCGGCCCGCCCGGCAAGGGCACCCGGCCCACCTCCGACAAGGTGCGCGAAGCGCTGTTCACCCGCCTCGAGGGCTGGGACGCGCTCGCCGGCGCCCGGGTGCTCGATCTCTTCGCGGGCACCGGCGCGCTCGCCTTCGAGTCCCTGTCCCGCGGCGCGGAGCATGCCGTGCTGGTCGAGGTTCATGGGCGGACCCTCGCCCAGCTGCGCCGCACCGCCGCCGAGCTGGGCCTCGCCGAGCGCGCCGACGTCCGCGCCGGGAAGGCCGCCACCGTGGCGCGCGGACTCGCCGGCCATGACGCGACCCTCGTCTTCCTCGACCCGCCGTACGACGTCACCACGGAGCATCTCGAGCAGCTGCTGCTCACCCTCCGGCCCGCCCTCGCCGACGACGCCCTGGTGGTCGTGGAGCGGTCCTCGCGCACCCGCCCGCTCGTCTGGCCCGAGGGCTGGGCCGATGACGGCACGAAGACCTACGGCGAGACCGTGCTGCAGTTCGGCGGCCCGGCCTGA
- a CDS encoding peptidase E (PFAM: Peptidase family S51) — MPASAPTILATSAGYRPHPRLRFGFGPMIALAVDLAAERGPRRDGPPRICNIGTASGDDKGFQRDMEEAAREAGCVLHHLSLFSQPNVEDVEAYLRGFDVLWVNGGSVVNLLAVWRAHGLPEILERLWQEGVVLAGISAGSICWFEGGVTDSFGPELAPVTNGLGLLPGANGVHMDSEGRRRPLLRELVAEGTLGPALCTDDGTGLLFRGTELVEAVSEVDGARVTRIERAAGGGVTEVDLPVRRLGREL; from the coding sequence ATGCCCGCCTCCGCGCCCACGATCCTCGCCACCAGCGCCGGCTATCGGCCTCATCCTCGGCTGCGCTTCGGATTCGGGCCGATGATCGCCCTCGCCGTCGACCTCGCCGCCGAGCGCGGGCCGCGCCGGGACGGCCCGCCGCGGATCTGCAACATCGGCACCGCGAGCGGTGATGACAAGGGCTTCCAGCGGGACATGGAGGAGGCGGCGCGCGAGGCCGGATGCGTGCTGCACCACCTGAGCCTGTTCTCGCAGCCGAACGTCGAGGACGTCGAGGCCTACCTGCGCGGCTTCGACGTGCTCTGGGTCAACGGCGGCTCGGTGGTGAACCTGCTCGCGGTGTGGAGGGCGCACGGGCTGCCCGAGATCCTCGAACGGCTCTGGCAGGAGGGGGTGGTGCTCGCGGGCATCTCCGCAGGATCGATCTGCTGGTTCGAGGGCGGGGTCACCGACTCCTTCGGGCCCGAGCTCGCCCCTGTCACCAACGGTCTCGGCCTCCTGCCCGGCGCCAACGGAGTCCACATGGATTCCGAGGGGCGGCGTCGGCCGCTGCTGCGCGAGCTGGTGGCCGAGGGGACGCTCGGACCGGCGCTGTGCACCGACGACGGCACCGGCCTCCTGTTCCGCGGCACCGAGCTCGTCGAGGCGGTCTCCGAGGTCGACGGCGCGCGCGTCACGCGGATCGAGCGCGCCGCGGGCGGCGGCGTGACCGAGGTCGACCTTCCGGTGCGGCGGCTCGGCCGGGAGCTCTGA
- a CDS encoding thiamine-monophosphate kinase (PFAM: AIR synthase related protein, N-terminal domain~TIGRFAM: thiamine-monophosphate kinase) — translation MAGETPPGSTPETPHEPGAARTHEHGTATSRERSTAPAEAGAGEAALLARMLPHLTLGPEVEVGPGDDAAVVSLPSPRLVATTDTLVEGFDFLPHTTTARWIGRKAAVQNLADVAAMGARPLALVSAISAPASTAPAVFEELTIGLTARAEAEGASLVGGDLGRADRLTVTVTALGSLPLEQAPVRRSGARAGDVLAIGSPRLGRSAAGLALVLSGRVLLRTPRGGRPTIVLGGIQEPSAAELVQWHDAPEPDLSLGWGAGRAAHAMMDLSDGLVRDGGRLARASGLTADLDPTALEADVAPLTALAAELDADPWDWVLHGGEEHAMLAAFAPDAVPQGFRPVGRFRPCGPEGPTVLLGGRAISGAGFDHFA, via the coding sequence ATGGCAGGCGAGACACCCCCCGGCAGCACCCCCGAGACCCCGCACGAGCCCGGCGCCGCGAGGACGCACGAGCACGGCACCGCGACATCGCGAGAGCGCAGCACCGCCCCTGCCGAGGCGGGTGCGGGGGAGGCGGCGCTCCTGGCGCGCATGCTCCCGCACCTCACCCTCGGGCCGGAGGTCGAGGTGGGCCCGGGCGATGACGCCGCCGTGGTGAGCCTGCCCTCCCCGCGGCTGGTGGCGACCACCGACACCCTCGTCGAGGGCTTCGACTTCCTGCCCCACACCACCACCGCCCGCTGGATCGGCCGCAAGGCCGCGGTGCAGAACCTCGCCGACGTCGCCGCGATGGGTGCCAGGCCCCTCGCCCTGGTCTCGGCGATCTCCGCCCCGGCCTCCACCGCGCCCGCCGTCTTCGAGGAGCTCACGATCGGGCTCACCGCCCGCGCCGAGGCCGAGGGCGCGAGCCTCGTGGGCGGGGACCTCGGCCGCGCCGACCGCCTCACCGTCACGGTCACCGCGCTGGGATCCCTGCCGCTCGAGCAGGCGCCGGTGCGGCGCTCCGGCGCCCGGGCCGGGGACGTCCTCGCGATCGGCTCCCCGCGCCTGGGCCGCTCGGCCGCCGGCCTCGCCCTGGTGCTCAGCGGGCGGGTGCTGCTGCGCACCCCGCGCGGCGGCCGGCCGACGATCGTGCTCGGCGGCATCCAGGAGCCGTCGGCCGCCGAGCTCGTGCAGTGGCACGACGCCCCGGAGCCGGACCTCTCGCTCGGCTGGGGTGCCGGCCGCGCTGCGCACGCGATGATGGACCTCTCCGACGGGCTGGTGCGCGACGGCGGCCGGCTCGCGCGCGCCTCGGGCCTCACCGCCGACCTCGACCCCACCGCGCTCGAGGCGGACGTCGCCCCGCTGACCGCCCTCGCCGCGGAGCTCGACGCCGACCCATGGGACTGGGTGCTGCACGGCGGCGAGGAGCACGCCATGCTCGCCGCCTTCGCCCCGGACGCGGTGCCGCAGGGCTTCCGCCCGGTCGGCCGCTTCCGGCCCTGCGGCCCCGAGGGCCCGACGGTGCTGCTGGGGGGCCGGGCGATCTCCGGCGCGGGCTTCGACCACTTCGCCTGA
- a CDS encoding LSU ribosomal protein L28P (PFAM: Ribosomal L28 family~TIGRFAM: ribosomal protein L28), translated as MAASTCDICAKSPRFGKSVSHSHRRHSRRWNPNIQSVRTVINGTSKRVNVCTSCLKAGKVSTLGA; from the coding sequence GTGGCTGCTTCCACGTGTGACATCTGCGCCAAGAGCCCGCGCTTCGGCAAGAGCGTGTCCCACTCGCACCGCCGGCACTCGCGTCGCTGGAACCCGAACATCCAGTCCGTCCGCACTGTGATCAACGGCACCAGCAAGCGCGTCAACGTGTGCACCTCCTGCCTCAAGGCAGGCAAGGTCAGCACGCTCGGTGCCTGA
- a CDS encoding RecG-like helicase (PFAM: DEAD/DEAH box helicase; OB-fold nucleic acid binding domain; Helicase conserved C-terminal domain~TIGRFAM: ATP-dependent DNA helicase RecG), with amino-acid sequence MARRQESARGSMPLSELLNSTESRAMASFGVRDLDTMLRFAPRRYVVPAPLRSLREIHQGEEVSAIVEVTSVHDRAMRSRHGFILEVTVSDGTETLPLTFFLTKKHQVQWHRDRLPVKARILVRGTVGYDDYRGALQLAHPDYEPVEDTPQGRAWAQRPRPVYPLRRNISQKTMRAATEKGLEFADSLTRPVPEKVLSRRGLPPLAEAAQLVHRPLTVEDTRRGLAHLRFEEAFVLQAIFAQRRAQDERTPAPVLAAEGPLQGLFDQRLPFILTEGQREIGASIVERIGRGHPTSVLLQGDVGSGKTVVALRAMLRAVDSGHQAALLAPTEVLAEQHHRTLTTLLGELSRAGQLDAHPEATRVRLLTGSQRTAHRRETLLDVTSGQAGIVVGTHALLTENVEFASLGLVVIDEQHRFGVDHRRRLRTKGPAGQSPHVIVMTATPIPRTAALATVGDLDVLTLRESPGQRAGVTSFVVHEKLPAWEQRMWQRAAEEIAADRQVFVVCARIDEDDAADDAPAPPVLDEYGRPQAPALAPARGVTQTARRLAERAELAGARLGVLHGRLTGEEKQEIMGQMVRGEIDLLVSTTVIEVGVDVPNASVMIILDAERFGVSQLHQLRGRVGRGEHAGIAFFDTSAEVGREHSAHLQRVADAADGFALAELDLHRRGAGDLVGEEQSGLQRTLTHLDVLRDAQAIERAREDAFAVVAADPELTAHPALDGAIADRLRDADPDVERS; translated from the coding sequence ATGGCCAGGAGGCAGGAGTCCGCCCGCGGCTCGATGCCGCTGTCGGAGCTGCTGAACTCCACCGAATCCCGGGCGATGGCCTCCTTCGGCGTGCGTGACCTCGACACCATGCTGCGCTTCGCGCCGCGCCGCTACGTGGTCCCCGCCCCGCTGCGCTCCCTGCGCGAGATCCACCAGGGGGAGGAGGTCAGCGCGATCGTCGAGGTGACCTCCGTGCACGACCGGGCGATGCGCAGCCGGCACGGCTTCATCCTCGAGGTCACCGTCTCCGACGGCACCGAGACCCTTCCGCTGACCTTCTTCCTCACCAAGAAGCACCAGGTCCAGTGGCATCGCGACCGGCTCCCGGTGAAGGCCCGGATCCTCGTGCGCGGCACCGTCGGCTACGACGACTACCGCGGCGCCCTCCAGCTCGCACATCCGGACTACGAACCGGTCGAGGACACCCCGCAGGGTCGCGCCTGGGCGCAGCGCCCGCGCCCCGTCTACCCGCTGCGCAGGAACATCTCGCAGAAGACCATGCGCGCGGCCACCGAGAAGGGGCTCGAGTTCGCCGACTCCCTCACCCGCCCGGTCCCCGAGAAGGTGCTCAGCCGCCGCGGCCTACCCCCGCTCGCCGAGGCCGCACAGCTCGTCCACCGCCCGCTCACCGTCGAGGACACCCGCCGCGGCCTGGCCCACCTCCGCTTCGAGGAGGCCTTCGTGCTGCAGGCGATCTTCGCCCAGCGCCGCGCCCAGGACGAGCGCACCCCCGCCCCGGTGCTCGCCGCCGAGGGGCCTCTCCAGGGCCTCTTCGACCAGCGGCTGCCCTTCATCCTCACCGAGGGTCAGCGCGAGATCGGCGCGAGCATCGTCGAGCGCATCGGGCGCGGCCATCCCACGAGCGTGCTGCTGCAGGGGGATGTCGGCTCCGGCAAGACGGTCGTCGCCCTGCGGGCCATGCTCCGCGCCGTCGACTCCGGCCACCAGGCCGCCCTCCTCGCCCCCACCGAGGTGCTCGCCGAACAGCACCACCGCACCCTCACCACGCTGCTCGGGGAGCTCTCGCGCGCCGGCCAGCTCGACGCCCATCCCGAGGCCACCCGGGTGCGGCTGCTCACCGGCTCCCAGCGCACCGCCCATCGCCGCGAGACCCTGCTCGACGTCACCTCCGGCCAGGCCGGGATCGTGGTCGGCACCCACGCGCTGCTCACCGAGAACGTCGAGTTCGCCTCGCTCGGCCTGGTCGTCATCGACGAGCAGCACCGCTTCGGGGTCGACCACCGCCGCCGCCTGCGCACCAAGGGCCCGGCCGGGCAGAGCCCCCACGTGATCGTCATGACCGCGACCCCGATCCCGCGCACGGCCGCGCTCGCCACCGTCGGCGACCTCGACGTGCTCACCCTGCGCGAGAGCCCCGGCCAGCGCGCGGGGGTGACCAGCTTCGTGGTCCACGAGAAGCTCCCCGCCTGGGAGCAGCGGATGTGGCAGCGCGCCGCCGAGGAGATCGCCGCTGACCGGCAGGTGTTCGTGGTGTGCGCCCGGATCGACGAGGACGACGCCGCCGACGACGCTCCCGCCCCGCCGGTCCTGGATGAGTACGGCCGGCCCCAGGCCCCCGCCCTCGCACCCGCCCGCGGCGTCACCCAGACCGCGCGTCGCCTCGCCGAGCGGGCCGAGCTCGCCGGCGCGCGCCTCGGCGTGCTCCACGGCCGCCTCACGGGCGAGGAGAAGCAGGAGATCATGGGGCAGATGGTGCGCGGCGAGATCGACCTGCTGGTCTCCACCACCGTCATCGAGGTGGGGGTCGACGTCCCCAACGCGTCGGTGATGATCATCCTCGACGCCGAGCGGTTCGGCGTCTCCCAGCTGCACCAGCTGCGCGGGCGCGTGGGGCGCGGCGAGCACGCCGGCATCGCCTTCTTCGACACCAGCGCCGAGGTGGGCAGGGAGCATTCCGCGCATCTGCAGCGCGTCGCGGATGCGGCCGACGGCTTCGCGCTCGCTGAGCTGGATCTGCACCGGCGCGGCGCGGGCGATCTGGTGGGGGAGGAGCAGTCCGGTCTGCAGCGCACCCTCACGCATCTGGACGTGCTGCGTGACGCCCAGGCGATCGAGCGGGCCCGCGAGGACGCCTTCGCCGTGGTCGCCGCGGACCCGGAGCTCACCGCCCACCCCGCGCTGGACGGCGCCATCGCGGATCGCCTGCGGGACGCCGATCCCGACGTGGAGAGGAGCTGA